In Tsukamurella tyrosinosolvens, the genomic window GCGTGCACCACCAGGACCACCGCGAAGGCGTGCTGCGCGGGCATCCCGCCGGCCAGCGCGGTGTAGCCCGTCCCGAGCGTCGCGACGCCCAGCGCGAACGCCGCCTGCTGCGCCGTCGACACGAGACCGCCGGTGAGCCCGGCGATGCGGTCCGGCACCGCCCCCATGATGGCCCCGACCAGTGGCCCGAACTGCATCGCCTGGGCCGCGCCCACGAGGATCAGGGCGGGCTGCACCGCCCACGCCCAGATCTGCGGGGCCGCGAGGCCGGTCGCCGCGAGGGCGAGGAGGCCGACGGCGTTGAGCGCGGCCCCCACCGGCATGGTCCGCGCGCCGAGGACGCGGTGGATCGCCGGCTGGCCCAGGGAGACGGCCACGAAGGCGGCGCCGTACGGCACCAGGGCCAGGCCCGACGCCATCGGGCTCATCCCCAGGGCGTGCTCGCTCACCAGCGCGTACTCGAAGACCAGGGCGCCGTAGCCGGAGAAGAACAGCAGCGCCATGAGCAGCCCGACCCGGATCGGCCGGTGCGCGAACACCGACGGCGGCAGCATCGGCGCGCCGCCCGCGGCCTCCGCGCGACGCTGCGCCGACCAGAACGCCGCGCCGGCACCGACGGCGACGGCGAGCAGCACCCAGGAGACCGGGGGCCAGCCCAGCGAGCCTCCCATCGAGAGCCCCACCAGCAGGGCCAGCAGGGCTGCGGTCAGCAGCGCCGTGCCGCGGTAGTCCAGCGGGAGCCGGCGCTGCGCGCGCGTGTCGGGCACCGCGCGGGCGGCGGCCGCCGCGACGAGCGCGATGCCGGCGGCCGACCACCACACGGTGCGCCACCCGAGGCCCGCCGGGTCCCACGCCAGCAGAGCGCCGCCGACGACCTGCCCGCCGCAGAAGCCCAGGCCCGCCGTGGCGGCGATGACCGCGATCGCCCGGCGGCGCGCCTCGCCCGTGGCGGTCGCCTGCACGGTCGAGAGCACCTGCGGGGTGAAGGCCGCCGCGCCGACCCCCTGCATCGCGCGGAGCACGATGAGCGAGGTGATGTCCGGGGCGAATCCGGCGGCGATGGAGGCGATCCCGGTCGCGATGAGGCCGACCACGAAGACCCGGCGTCGCCCGCGGTTGTCGCCGAGCCGGCCGAACAGGATCAGTGCCGTCGCGAAGGTCGCCGAGAACGCGGCCAGGATCAGCGTCTGCTGCGCCGGCGACGCGGAGAGCCGCCGCGCCACCTCGGGGACGGCGACGTTCGCCGACGCGAACAGGAAGGTCGTGAGGAAGTAGGCGACGCCGAGGACGGCGAGCCCGGCGCCGGTCAGGCGGGGGAGGGGAGCGGAGGTCATGGCCCCGACGGTGCCTCGTCATCATCCGGGTATCCAGACCGCACGGATCCTAGTAGTGAGACCACCGGGCTCGCGGCGCGCGAGCGTGCGGCGAGCGGGGATACTCAGTGGCATGGGCACCCGCAACAACGCAGAGCTGGCGCGCTTCCTGCGGACCCGCCGTGAGCAGGTGACTCCGGAACGGGTCGGGCTCCCGGCAGGCGGCCGGCGCCGCACGCCCGGGCTGCGCCGGGAGGAGGTCGCGGCGCGGGCGCACGTCGGCACGACCTGGTACACGTGGGTCGAGCAGGGCCGCGACGTCAATCCCAGCCAGGAGGTGCTCTGCGCCGTCGCCGATGCGCTCCTGCTCGATCCGGGGGAGCGGGACCACGTCCTGCGCCTCGCCGGTCATCCGCCGGGGCCCCCGGCCGAGGAGTCCGGGGCGGCGGCCACCGTCCAACCCGTGCTCGACGCGCTCCTGCCGAATCCCGCCGCCGTGCTCAACACCCGCGGCGACATGGTTCTGTACAACCGCGCCTTCCGCTTCCTCATCACCGACGTCGAACGGTTCCCGCCGGAGCACCGGAACTGCCTCTGGCTGGACTTCACGGACGAGCTGTGGCTCGGCGCCTACGCCGCCGACCGGCAGGAGCTCGAGGCCGTCGTCGCGCGGACGCGCGCGCTGTACGCGGGCAGTCACGCCGATCCCGCGTGGGAGCCGCTGCTGCGCCGGCTGCAGGCGGCTTCGCCGCTGTTCGCGCACCTGTGGAACGCGGGCCTGGTGCTCGACGCCGCCGACTGGGAGAAGACGATCCGCAATCCGCGGGTGGGGGAGCTGCGCCTGCAGGTGAGCACGTTCAACCTGCGCGACCGGCCTTCGCTGCGGATGCTGACCTACCTCCCGCGCGACGAGGACACCCGCGAACGGCTGACCCGGATCGTCCCGCCGGAGTATCGCGACGCCTGACGCCCGCGGCGCCGCTCAGTGCGCGTCGCGCCGGGTGAGCATGCCCGCCAAGTGCTCCCGGCTCAGCCGTGCGGCCGCGTCCGCGTCCCTGTGCTCGATAGCGGCGAGCAGTGCGGCGTGGGAGAGCTGATCGTCGTCGCCGCCGAAGTCTTCGTCGCGGGTCCGCAGCATGTCGATCATCGCCCGGCGCAGGTGCGCGGCGATGCCGTCGAACATCTCGAGCAGGACGGGGTTGTGCGCGGCAGCGATGACCGCCCGGTGGAAGTCGGTGTCGGTCTCGACGTGCCGCACGAGATCCGCGCGGTGCGCGGCGCGGATGGCGAGCGCGGCGCGAACGGCGTCCAGGTCCTCCTCGGTCCGGCGCCGCGCGGCGAGCGTCGCGGCCTCCACCTCGACCGCGATCCGTGCCTCGAGCACCGCGTCGATGGCGGCGCCGTCGAGGAGCACGTCGAGGCCGGACGGGGCGTCGAGCCTGGTCACGAACACCCCGGCGCCCTGCCGGGTGGCGAGCACACCGATCCCCGCCAGCCGCCGGATCGCCTCGCGCACCGTCGATCGTCCGACGCCGAGCTGCGGGGCCAGGGTGGTCTCGCCGGGGAGTTTGTCGCCGACCGCCCACTCCCCGGACCGGACGCGGGCGAGCAGCGCGTCGGCGGCCTGATCGGCGAGCGAGGTGCGGCGGAGCGGGGGCATGCGTCGAGCATACTTCTCAGCTTGTCTGAGGAGTTGTGCTAGGGTCGTCGCCATGACGTACCGGGGACACCTCCTTCTCCTTCCGCGCCACGGCGGGGCCTGATTCCTCGGGCCGGCATCCCGCCGTGGGGAATCCGCGCCGGCCCTCTCGCCCCGCTCGACGAAGGAACCGTCATGCCCTTCCCCACGATCGACACGCCCCACGGCCCCGTCCCCGCCGCCGCACCCGCCTGGAACCGGCAACGCGGCTCGCAGATGCCGCACCGTCGCTACCGCGACGTCCACGCCCGTGTCGACGTCCCGCTCGCCGACCGCACCTGGCCCGCGCGCCGCCTGACCACGGCACCCCTCTGGGTGCCCGTCGACCTGCGCGACGGCAATCAGGCCCTGCCCGAACCCATGGATCCCACGCGCAAGCGCCGCTTCTTCGAGCTCATGGTCGCCATGGGGTACAAAGAGATCGAGGTCGGCTACCCGTCCGCCTCCCAGACCGACTACGACTTCGTCCGCCTGATCGCCGAGACCGACATCGCGCCGCAGGACGTCACCGTCGTGGTGTTCACGCCCGCGCGCCGAGACCTGATCGAGCGGACCGTCGAGGCCGTCCGCGGGATCCGCAACGAGGTGGTGATCCACATGTACACCGCGACAGCGCCCACCTGGCGCGACGTGGTGCTGGGCCGCGACCGGGCGGAGCTGCGGTCGCTGATCCTCGACGGTGGCCGCCACCTGCTGGCGGCCGCCGGCGACCTCGACGGCGTGCGGTTCGAGTTCTCGCCCGAGGTCTTCAACCTGACGGAGCCGGACTACGTGCTCGAGGTCTGCGACGCGATGACCGCGCTGTGGGACGCGACGGCCGAGCGCCCCGTGATCCTCAACCTGCCCGCCACCGTTGAGGTGGCGACGCCGAACGTCTACGCGGACCAGATCGAGTACATGCACCGCAACCTGGGCCGGCGCGACGCGGTGATCCTCTCGGTGCACCCGCACAACGACCGCGGGACCGGCATCGCGTGTGCGGAACTCGCCGTGCTCGCCGGCGCGCAGCGCGTGGAGGGCTGCCTCTTCGGCAACGGCGAGCGCACGGGAAACGTGGACCTGGCGACGCTGGCGCTCAACATGTTCGCGCAGGGAATCGACCCCATGGTCGACTTCTCCGACATCGACGAGGTGCGGCGGACCGTCGAGGCCTGCAACGGGATCGCCGTCCACGACCGGCACCCCTATGTCGGCGATCTGGTGCACACGGCGTTCAGCGGCACGCACCAGGACGCCATCAAGAAGGGCCTCGCCGAGCACCGCGCCCGCGCCGCGGCCGAGGGGCGCCCGGAGCGCGAGATCGAGTGGCGCGTGCCCTACCTGCCCGTCGACCCCGCCGACATCGGCCGGACCTACGACGCCGTCATCCGCGTCAACTCCCAGTCCGGGAAGGGCGGCATGGCCTACCTGCTGGAGCGGGACCTGGGACTGGAGCTGCCGCGGCGCCTGCAGATCGATTTCGCCCGACACGTCCAGGCGCACGCCGACGAGCACGGCGCGGAGATGGACACCGCCGCGCTGTGGGCCGTGTTCGAGCGGGCGTACCGGGCCGGGCCCGGCCGGTTCGAACTCGTCGAGTGCGTCGCCGAGGAGACCGCGGCCGGCAGCCGCGTGACCGTCGGACTCCGGGTCGACGGTGCGCCGCACCGCATCGTCGTGGAAGGAGCCGGCCCGGTCGAGGCGATCGTGGCGGCGCTGGGTGAGCACGACGCGAAGGTCGACGTGCTCGCGCTGCACCAGGCTTCGCTCGGCCGCGGCGACGATGCGGAGGCACTGACCCTCCTGGAGTTCCGCCACGACGGCGAGGTGCGGTGGAGCATGGGCCGCGATCGCTCCGTGCTGGCCGCGACGGCCGCCGCCGTGCTCGGTGCGGCGCAGGCCACGTGACCCGCCGGTAACGTCGCGGGCGGCGCGGGCAACCAATAGGGTCGGTAGGCGTGCACGCAGAAGGAACCTTCACCGTCGAGCCCGTCTACCCCGAGGCGCTCGCGCCGCTCGCCGACCTCGCGCGGAACCTGCGCTGGGTGTGGCACGGACCCACCCAGGACCTGTTCTCCACCGTCGCACCCGAGGTGTGGGCGGCCACCCGCGATCCCCTCGAGGCCCTCCGTGGTGCCGATCAGGCCCGGGTGGCGGCCCTCGGCGGCGACACCGAGTTCGTCGCTCTGGTGCGCGCCCTCCACGCCGACCTCAACGACTACCTCACCCGGCCCGCATGGGCGGACGAGCTGACGGACGGCGCGAAGGGGATCGCGTACTTCTCGATGGAGTTCGGCGTGAGCCAGACGCTGCCGAACTACTCCGGTGGCCTGGGCGTCCTGGCGGGCGATCATCTCAAGGCCGCGTCCGACCTCGGGCTGCCGCTCATCGCACTGGGACTGCTGTACCGGCACGGCTACTTCCAGCAGTCGCTCTCCGCGGACGGCTGGCAGCTCGAGGCCTACCCCGAGCTGGACCCGGCGCAGCTGCCGCTGCGCCCGGTGACGCTCTCCAGCGGGCAGCAGCTCGTGGTCTCCGTCCCGCTCGAGGGCCGCGTGCTCAGCGCCGCCGTCTGGCGGGCCGACGTCGGCCGCGTACCGCTCCTGCTCATGGACACGGACATCGAGAACAACGATCCGGATCTCCGCGGCGTCACCGACCGGCTGTACGGCGGCGACGCCGAACACCGCCTGCGCCAGGAGATCCTTCTCGGAATCGGCGGCGTCCGCGCCGCCCGCGCCTTCTGCGACCTGACCGGCCACCCCGGCGTCGAGGTCTTCCACGCCAACGAGGGCCACGCCGGCTTCCTCGGCCTGGAGCGGATCCGCGAGCTCATGGCGACCGAGGACCTGACCTACCCGGAGGCGCGCACGCTGGCCCGGACCGCCACGGTCTTCACCACCCACACGCCGGTGCCCGCGGGGATCGACCGCTTCCCGGTGGACCTCGTGCGCCGCTACTTCGGCGACGGCAGCCAGATGTGCTCGCTGCTGCCCACCGTGCCGCTCGACGAGATCATCGCCCTCGGCGCCGAGGCCGATCCCGGGGTCTTCAACATGGCCCACATGGGATTCCGGCTCGCCCAGCGCGCGAACGGCGTCTCGAAGCTGCACGGCGCCGTGAGCCGCGAGATGTTCGCCGGGCTGTGGCCGGGCTTCGAACCGGCGGAGGTCCCCATCGGCTCGGTCACCAACGGCGTGCACCACGGCACGTGGGCGGACCGCCTCGTCGCGGAGCGCGCCACGGACCCGCTGTCCATGCCGGACGACGCCCTGTGGCGCCTGCGCACCACGCTGCGGCACCGCCTCGTCGACGAGGTGCGCACCCGCACCCGGGCCGCGTGGCGCGAGCGTGGTGCCGTCGACGCCGAACTCGGTTGGACGGACCGGATGTTCGACCCCGAGGTGCTCACCATCGGCTTCGCCCGCCGCGTCTCGACCTACAAGCGGCTCACCCTGATGCTGCGCGATCCCGCGCGGCTGCGGGCGCTCCTCCTGGATCCGGATCGCCCCGTCCAGGTGGTCATCGCCGGCAAGAGTCATCCCCACGACGACGAGGGCAAGCGCCTGCTGCAGCAGCTGCTGCACTTCACCGACGACCGCACGCTGCGGCACCGGATCGCCTTCCTGCCCAACTACTCCATCGGCATGGCGGGCTACCTGTACCACGGTTGCGACGTGTGGCTGAACAACCCGCTCCGTCCGCTGGAGGCCTGCGGCACGTCGGGCATGAAGAGCGCGATGAACGGCGGTCTCAACCTCTCCGTGCTCGACGGTTGGTGGGACGAGCTGTACGACGGGAACAACGGCTGGGCCATCCCGTCGGCGGTCGGCGTGGACCCGGGCCGACGCGACGACATCGAGGCCGACGCCCTGTACGACCTGCTCGAACACGACGTGGTGCCCGCCTTCTACGACCGCCGCGACGCGGACGACGCGCCCCCGCGCTGGCTCGCCAAGGTGCGGCACACGCTCTCGGCGACCGCGCCCGAGGTCTCCGCCGACCGCATGGTGCGGGAGTACGCCACCGCCTACTACCGCCCGGCCGCCCGCTCGGCCCGCTCCACCCGCCCCGCCATCGGTGACCTCGTCGAGTACATCGAGAAGGTCCGCGCGGGGTGGGACGCGGTGCGCGTGGGCGCATCGACGGCGACCGTGCTGCCCGAGGGGGTGGAGATCGCCGCGGAGATCGCGCTCGGGTCGCTGGAGGACGGCGACGTCCGCGTCGAGGCCGTGATCGGCGGGGTCGACGAAGCCGGGGAGATCGTGGACGGCCGGGCCGTTCGGCTGCACTTCGACGGCGAGGGCTACCGGGCCGTGCTGCCCGGGCAGGTCGGCCGCTTCGGCTACGCCGTCCGTGTGCTGCCCCAGCACCGGTTGCTCACCGGCCCCGCCGAACTCGGCCTCGTGCGGTACGCGCGATGACCGTCCTCGCGGTGGACCTCGGCGGCACCAAGGTGGCGGCGGCGCTGGTGGAGGCGGACGGCACCGTCGTCGAGGCGTCGCGGCACCGCGCCCCCACCGGGCCCGACGCGACGACGGCCGAGCTCGAGGCCGCGATCGCCGGCGTCGTCCGCGACGCGCTGGCCGCCGCGGACGGTCCCGTCCAGGGCGTGGGCCTCGCGGCCGCCGGGCCCGTCGACGACGCGACCGGCACCACGTCGCCGATCAACCTCGAGGCGCTGCACGGCTTCCCGCTGCGCGACCTCGTGGCCGACGCCGCCGGAGGCCTCCCCGTCGAGTTCCGCCGCGACGGCGTCGCGATCGTGCTCGGCGAGCACTGGCTCGGCGCCGCCCGCGGCCACGACGACGCCCTCGGCATGGTGGTCTCCACC contains:
- a CDS encoding 2-isopropylmalate synthase; this encodes MPFPTIDTPHGPVPAAAPAWNRQRGSQMPHRRYRDVHARVDVPLADRTWPARRLTTAPLWVPVDLRDGNQALPEPMDPTRKRRFFELMVAMGYKEIEVGYPSASQTDYDFVRLIAETDIAPQDVTVVVFTPARRDLIERTVEAVRGIRNEVVIHMYTATAPTWRDVVLGRDRAELRSLILDGGRHLLAAAGDLDGVRFEFSPEVFNLTEPDYVLEVCDAMTALWDATAERPVILNLPATVEVATPNVYADQIEYMHRNLGRRDAVILSVHPHNDRGTGIACAELAVLAGAQRVEGCLFGNGERTGNVDLATLALNMFAQGIDPMVDFSDIDEVRRTVEACNGIAVHDRHPYVGDLVHTAFSGTHQDAIKKGLAEHRARAAAEGRPEREIEWRVPYLPVDPADIGRTYDAVIRVNSQSGKGGMAYLLERDLGLELPRRLQIDFARHVQAHADEHGAEMDTAALWAVFERAYRAGPGRFELVECVAEETAAGSRVTVGLRVDGAPHRIVVEGAGPVEAIVAALGEHDAKVDVLALHQASLGRGDDAEALTLLEFRHDGEVRWSMGRDRSVLAATAAAVLGAAQAT
- a CDS encoding FadR/GntR family transcriptional regulator; the encoded protein is MPPLRRTSLADQAADALLARVRSGEWAVGDKLPGETTLAPQLGVGRSTVREAIRRLAGIGVLATRQGAGVFVTRLDAPSGLDVLLDGAAIDAVLEARIAVEVEAATLAARRRTEEDLDAVRAALAIRAAHRADLVRHVETDTDFHRAVIAAAHNPVLLEMFDGIAAHLRRAMIDMLRTRDEDFGGDDDQLSHAALLAAIEHRDADAAARLSREHLAGMLTRRDAH
- a CDS encoding helix-turn-helix transcriptional regulator, translating into MGTRNNAELARFLRTRREQVTPERVGLPAGGRRRTPGLRREEVAARAHVGTTWYTWVEQGRDVNPSQEVLCAVADALLLDPGERDHVLRLAGHPPGPPAEESGAAATVQPVLDALLPNPAAVLNTRGDMVLYNRAFRFLITDVERFPPEHRNCLWLDFTDELWLGAYAADRQELEAVVARTRALYAGSHADPAWEPLLRRLQAASPLFAHLWNAGLVLDAADWEKTIRNPRVGELRLQVSTFNLRDRPSLRMLTYLPRDEDTRERLTRIVPPEYRDA
- a CDS encoding MFS transporter; translation: MTSAPLPRLTGAGLAVLGVAYFLTTFLFASANVAVPEVARRLSASPAQQTLILAAFSATFATALILFGRLGDNRGRRRVFVVGLIATGIASIAAGFAPDITSLIVLRAMQGVGAAAFTPQVLSTVQATATGEARRRAIAVIAATAGLGFCGGQVVGGALLAWDPAGLGWRTVWWSAAGIALVAAAAARAVPDTRAQRRLPLDYRGTALLTAALLALLVGLSMGGSLGWPPVSWVLLAVAVGAGAAFWSAQRRAEAAGGAPMLPPSVFAHRPIRVGLLMALLFFSGYGALVFEYALVSEHALGMSPMASGLALVPYGAAFVAVSLGQPAIHRVLGARTMPVGAALNAVGLLALAATGLAAPQIWAWAVQPALILVGAAQAMQFGPLVGAIMGAVPDRIAGLTGGLVSTAQQAAFALGVATLGTGYTALAGGMPAQHAFAVVLVVHAGLAAAFAACARSLHRAPSTDGTEPRLPAAAVRSRR
- the glgP gene encoding alpha-glucan family phosphorylase; the encoded protein is MHAEGTFTVEPVYPEALAPLADLARNLRWVWHGPTQDLFSTVAPEVWAATRDPLEALRGADQARVAALGGDTEFVALVRALHADLNDYLTRPAWADELTDGAKGIAYFSMEFGVSQTLPNYSGGLGVLAGDHLKAASDLGLPLIALGLLYRHGYFQQSLSADGWQLEAYPELDPAQLPLRPVTLSSGQQLVVSVPLEGRVLSAAVWRADVGRVPLLLMDTDIENNDPDLRGVTDRLYGGDAEHRLRQEILLGIGGVRAARAFCDLTGHPGVEVFHANEGHAGFLGLERIRELMATEDLTYPEARTLARTATVFTTHTPVPAGIDRFPVDLVRRYFGDGSQMCSLLPTVPLDEIIALGAEADPGVFNMAHMGFRLAQRANGVSKLHGAVSREMFAGLWPGFEPAEVPIGSVTNGVHHGTWADRLVAERATDPLSMPDDALWRLRTTLRHRLVDEVRTRTRAAWRERGAVDAELGWTDRMFDPEVLTIGFARRVSTYKRLTLMLRDPARLRALLLDPDRPVQVVIAGKSHPHDDEGKRLLQQLLHFTDDRTLRHRIAFLPNYSIGMAGYLYHGCDVWLNNPLRPLEACGTSGMKSAMNGGLNLSVLDGWWDELYDGNNGWAIPSAVGVDPGRRDDIEADALYDLLEHDVVPAFYDRRDADDAPPRWLAKVRHTLSATAPEVSADRMVREYATAYYRPAARSARSTRPAIGDLVEYIEKVRAGWDAVRVGASTATVLPEGVEIAAEIALGSLEDGDVRVEAVIGGVDEAGEIVDGRAVRLHFDGEGYRAVLPGQVGRFGYAVRVLPQHRLLTGPAELGLVRYAR